A single region of the Sus scrofa isolate TJ Tabasco breed Duroc chromosome 17, Sscrofa11.1, whole genome shotgun sequence genome encodes:
- the INSM1 gene encoding insulinoma-associated protein 1 has protein sequence MPRGFLVKRSKKSTPVSYRVRGGEDGDRALLLSPGCGGARASPPAPSPGPGPLPPPPPAERAHAALAAALACAPGPPPPPPGPRAAHFGNPEAAHPAPLYSPTRPVSREHEKHKYFERSFNLGSPVSAESFPTPAALLVGGGGGGANGAGGGGGTCGGDPLLFAPAELKMGTAFSAGAEAARGPGPGPPLPSAASLRPPGKRPAPPAAAAAAAEPPAKVAKAPGSKKPKAIRKLHFEDEVTTSPVLGLKIKEGPVEAPRGRAGGAARPLGEFICQLCKEEYADPFALAQHKCSRIVRVEYRCPECAKVFSCPANLASHRRWHKPRPAPAAARASEPETAARAEAREATGGGSDRDTPSPGGVSESGSEDGLYECHHCAKKFRRQAYLRKHLLAHHQALQAKGAPPAPPAEDLLALYPGPDEKAPQEAAGDGEAAGVLGLSASAECHLCPVCGETFPSKGAQERHLRLLHAAQVFPCKYCPATFYSSPGLTRHINKCHPSENRQVILLQVPVRPAC, from the coding sequence ATGCCCCGCGGCTTCCTGGTGAAGCGCAGCAAGAAGTCCACGCCCGTGTCCTACCGGGTCCGCGGCGGCGAGGACGGCGACCGCGCGCTGCTGCTCTCCCCGGGCTGCGGGGGCGCCCGCGCCTCACCCCCGGCGCCGAGCCCCGGGCCGgggccgctgccgccgccgccgcccgccgagCGCGCCCATGCGGCGCTCGCCGCCGCGCTCGCCTGCGCGCCGGGGCCGCCGCCACCCCCGCCCGGGCCGCGGGCCGCGCACTTCGGCAACCCCGAGGCCGCGCATCCGGCGCCGCTTTACAGCCCCACGCGGCCCGTGAGCCGCGAGCACGAGAAGCACAAGTACTTCGAGCGCAGCTTTAACCTCGGCTCGCCCGTCTCGGCCGAGTCCTTCCCCACGCCCGCTGCGCTGCTcgtgggcggcggcggcggcggggccaacggcgcgggcggcggcggtggcACCTGCGGCGGCGACCCGTTGCTCTTCGCGCCCGCCGAGCTCAAGATGGGCACGGCGTTCTCGGCGGGCGCCGAGGCGGCCCGCGGCCCGGGGCCTGGCCCCCCGCTGCCCTCTGCCGCCTCCCTGCGGCCCCCGGGCAAGCGGCCCGCGCCCCCTGCCGCGGCGGCCGCCGCCGCGGAGCCGCCCGCTAAGGTAGCCAAGGCCCCAGGCTCCAAGAAGCCCAAAGCCATCCGCAAGCTGCACTTCGAGGACGAGGTGACCACGTCGCCCGTGTTGGGGCTCAAGATCAAGGAGGGCCCGGTGGAAGCGCCGCGGGGCCGCGCGGGGGGCGCGGCGCGGCCACTGGGCGAGTTCATCTGCCAGCTGTGCAAGGAGGAGTACGCCGACCCGTTCGCGCTGGCGCAGCACAAGTGCTCGCGCATCGTGCGCGTGGAGTACCGCTGCCCCGAATGCGCCAAGGTCTTCAGCTGCCCGGCCAACCTGGCCTCGCACCGCCGCTGGCACAAACCGAGGCCTgctcccgccgccgcccgcgcgtCCGAGCCCGAGACGGCTGCCAGGGCTGAGGCGCGGGAGGCCACGGGAGGCGGCAGCGACCGCGACACGCCAAGCCCCGGCGGCGTGTCCGAATCGGGTTCCGAGGACGGGCTCTACGAGTGCCACCACTGCGCCAAGAAGTTCCGCCGCCAGGCGTATCTGCGCAAGCACCTGCTGGCCCACCACCAGGCTCTGCAGGCCAAGGGCGCGCCGCCGGCGCCACCAGCCGAGGACCTACTGGCCTTGTACCCTGGGCCCGACGAGAAGGCGCCCCAGGAGGCGGCGGGCGATGGCGAGGCGGCCGGCGTGCTGGGCCTGAGCGCGTCTGCCGAGTGCCACCTGTGCCCGGTGTGCGGGGAGACGTTCCCCAGCAAGGGCGCCCAGGAGCGCCACCTGCGCCTGCTGCACGCCGCCCAGGTGTTCCCCTGCAAGTACTGCCCGGCCACCTTCTACAGCTCGCCCGGCCTCACGCGGCACATCAACAAGTGCCACCCATCAGAAAACAGACAAGTGATCCTCCTGCAGGTGCCCGTGCGTCCGGCCTGCTAG